The Halomonas binhaiensis nucleotide sequence GGCGGGCACCTCTACCTGCAGGTCAATACGGTCCAGCAAGGGAGCCGAAAGGCGTGACTGGTAACGCTGGATTTGTGCGGCGGTGCAGACACATGACTGGCGCGGATCGCCAAGATGCCCACAAGGGCAGGGGTTCATCGCGGCTACCAGCTGGAAACGTGCTGGATAGCGACGCTCATGGCTGGCGCGGGCAATATGAATTTCGCCGGACTCCATCGGCTCGCGCATGACTTCCAGCACATGGCGGCTGAACTCCGGCAGCTCATCTAGAAACAGCACGCCCAAATGGGCCAGGGAAATCTCCCCTGGACGGGGCTTTCCACCGCCCCCTACCAGCGCCACGGCGCTGGCTGTATGGTGCGGAGCACGAAAGGGGCGCCGTCCCCAGTCCTGTTCCAGAGGCAATCCTGTCACAGAGCGAACGGCAGCCACTTCCAGGGCCTCGTCCTTGCTCAGGGGCGGAAGAATGCCTGGCAAGCGGCTGGCCAGCAGGGTCTTGCCAGTACCGGGGGGGCCGGCAAACAACAGGTTATGGCCTCCTGCTGCCGCTATTTCCAGTGCTCGACGAGCCTGGTGCTGGCCGCGGACATCGGCCAGGTCTAGTGTTTCGGCCTGGGGCGTTCCTGCACCGTGAAAAACATGCGAAGGAATGAGGGACTGGCCATTGAGATGTGCCACGACCTCCAGCAGGTGTCGGGCTGGCAGTATCTCCAATCCATCGACGAGGGAGGCTTCGTCAGCGTTATCCACTGGAACAATCAAGCGTTTGCCGGCTCGGCGGGTGGCAAGTGCAAAAGGAAGAATGCCTGTAACAGGACGCAGGTGGCCATCCAGGGCCAACTCACCAACACATTCCAGGCCATTTAGCGCTTCATTGGGGAGCTGGCCGGAGGCTACCAGTAGACCCAGGGCGATGGGTAAATCAAAACGTCCCCCTTCCTTGGGCAGATCCGCGGGCGCCAGGTTGAGAGTGATTCGGCGCAATGGAAAATCGAAACCAGAAGTAGTCAGCGCGCTGCGTACTCTTTCCCGGCTTTCCTTTACTGCTGTTTCGGGCAGTCCTACCAAGGTCATACCGGGTAGTCCGTTGGCCAGATGTACTTCCACCTGTACTTCAGGGGCATCCAGCCCCAAGCCCGCCCGCGTCGAGATAACGGCTAGCGTCATGGGCGTTCCCTCGCCAGATCACTGTCCGAATGATAATGACGCGAGTATGGTGCGCTGTATGTCAGGCGTTTCCTATATCATCAGGATTCTTTATATCAGGATTCTTGTTCGCCAATTTGTGTCGTGCCTTTTTCCTTGGCGCCATCGGTGGATGCTGAGTTGGCGCCCTGCTCGATCAAGGTCTCAAGCGCGGCGACCTGCTTTTCCAGTGCCTCCACTCGGCTGCGCGTGCGTTGCAGCACATCCATCAGAATGTCGAAGTCTTCGCGAGAAACCAGTTCAAGACGGTCGAAGGCGCCTTTTACCACCTGCTGTACACCCTTCTGGATGTCTTCCGGGGCCTGAGACGCACCCTGCAGACGCTCTCCAATTTGTTGTGCCAAGCGGCTGATGCGCTCGTGGGTGACCATGATGCTTCTCCTCAATGTAAACAGCTGTTGTCGTACAGGATACGCAACCCCAGACCCCCACGCATGTTTTCGTATTAACTCGAGTGCTGCATGCGTCATGCCGAGCTCGGACACGCTCATGTATTGGCGTGCATTTCACCAAAAGGGCTTATTTTGATGACGGGCATGCTGCACTGCCAAAAGAATTGCCCCTTCGTGGAGCGCGTTCGTTTATGCAAAGCACTATCTTGGTGCGTGGCGTTCGGGCCTTTTCACTTCTGCATCTGAAATCATGTCGAGGATTGGCGATAACTATCTAAAAATAATGGGGTTCTTGTGTTGTTGGCACACTTTGCGCTTAACCAATGCATAACATGCACTGTACGGCATCATGCCGCTAACCCCCTGTAAGAGGGAGCATCGCCATCATGAAGTTGATCACTGCCATCATCAAACCCTTCAAGCTGGACGACGTGCGCGAGGCACTTGCAGACAACGGCGTCCAGGGGATTACCGTTACTGAGGTCAAGGGCTTCGGCCGCCAGAAGGGCCACACCGAGCTGTATCGTGGTGCCGAGTATGTGGTCGATTTTTTACCCAAGGTGAAAGTGGAAGTCGCCATCGACGAGTCGCGTCTGGATACGGTCCTGGAAGCTATCTGCAATGCCGCCAACAGTGGAAAGATCGGTGACGGGAAGGTTTTTGTCACCGCTCTGGAAGATGTCATTCGCATACGAACCGGTGAACGCGGTTCTGACGCTGTTTGATTTGCGGCTCTTTTTGCTCCGTACCGACCCGACATTACAGAGAGAATATCAATGGTCGACATCAGTGAACTGAGCTACGCGCTCGATACGTTCTACTTCCTTGTCTGTGGCGCGCTTGTCATGTGGATGGCCGCAGGCTTCGCCATGCTCGAGGCCGGCCTTGTCCGAGCCAAGAACACCGCCGAAATCCTGACCAAGAACATCGTGCTGTTTGCCATTGCCTGCACCATGTACCTGCTGATTGGTTACTACATCATGTATTCGTCCGATGCTGGCGGCTTCCTGCCCAGCCTGGGCTTCCTGCTGGGGGATGAGAATACCGTCGATGCAGTGCTTGCAGGCGGTGAAGATGCCCCCTACTACTCTGCTCGTGCAGACTTCTTCTTCCAGGTCGTGTTCGTCGCAACGGCCATGTCGATCGTCTCAGGCGCCGTGGCTGAACGCATGAAACTGTGGGCTTTCCTGGCCTTCGCCGTGGTCATGACCGCTTTCATCTACCCGGTTTCCGGTTACTGGACCTGGGGTGGCGGCTGGCTGTCCGAGCTGGGCTTCTCGGACTACGCAGGCTCTGGCATCGTGCACCTGGCGGGTGCTGCCGCGGCGTTGTCCGGTGTGCTGATCCTTGGCCCGCGTCGTGGCAAGTACGGCAAGGACGGTGCCATCTACGCAATTCCTGGTGCCAATCTGCCGCTGGCTACGCTGGGTACCTTCATCCTGTGGCTGGGTTGGTTCGGCTTCAATGGTGGCTCGGAGCTGAAGGTGTCTGATGTGACTTCAGCCAACCACATGGCTCAGGTGCTGGTGAATACCAACGCTGCAGCGGCTGGAGGTGTGCTTGCTGCCCTGGTGCTGGCCAAAGTGCTGTTCCGCAAGGCTGACCTGACCATGGCGTTGAATGGTGCCATTGCTGGCCTGGTTTCCATCACTGCCGACCCTCTTTCACCGAGTGCCCTGAGCGCTACTCTGATCGGTGGACTTGGCGGCCTGCTGGTCGTGCTATCCATTATCTCTCTCGACAAGCTGCGCCTTGATGACCCGGTTGGTGCGATTTCTGCCCATGGTGTGGCGGGGATCTGGGGCGTCCTGGCGGTACCTCTGAACAATGCTGACGCTACCTTCGGTGCTCAGTTGATCGGTATCGCAGGAATCTTTGTCTGGGTATTCGTGGCCAGTGCGATCGTGTGGCTGATCATCAAGGCTGTCATGGGTGTCCGTGTCAGCGAAGAAGAAGAATATGAAGGCGTCGATCTGGCCGAATGTGGTCTCGAAGCCTATCCCGAGTTTAACGTCGCCAAGAAGTAACCTTGAGGTTACCAGCGACACCAGTGAGCTGGCGTGCTCCACCTGGCCCCTTCGGGGGCCTTTTTTATTTCTGCCCGGCAGGGGTATGCTTGGTCTCAGAATCCGTCAGGTGTGCTGTTGTATATTGCAAGCCACCTTCATTACGGAAAGCCTTGGACCGCATGAAGCGGTGACAGGCCTTCCCCAGAGAACAGGAAGAGGAAGACACCATGAAGCTGGTGACCGCGATTATCAAGCCATTCAAGCTCGACGACGTGCGCGAGTCGCTCTCGGAAATCGGCGTCCAGGGTATCACCGTGACGGAAGTCAAAGGCTTCGGCCGTCAGAAAGGCCACACCGAACTGTATCGTGGTGCTGAGTATGTGGTGGACTTTCTGCCCAAGGTGAAGCTCGAGGTCGCTGTGGACGATGGGATGGTCGACCAGGTCATCGATGCGATTACCTCTGTTGCGAATACCGGCAAGATTGGCGATGGCAAGATCTTCGTCACTGCGCTGGAGAAAGTGATCCGTATTCGTACAGGTGAAGTCGACAAGGACGCCGTGTAAGCATCACGCTGATCCGAACCATCATGCAGGGCTGTTGGCCGCGTTCACGATACGCTCAGGTACCATGAACGCGACCAGGGCAGGCATATCACATCTTCTATAGCGCTGGCGCGTGGGCAGCAGTCTCCATCAAGAGTGCGTGGTTATGCCGGCTGTCCGGCGCAACGGCTCCAGCAGGTAGCTCAGGCCGTTGTGGTCAATTTCGTGCATGATGGCGAGCAGGCGGCCAATCTCACCTTGGGGAAATCCCTCGCGGGCAAACCAGTTGAGATAGGGGCCAGGCAGGTCCGCGATCAATGTGCCCTCGTATTTTCCGAAAGGCATACGCAGTGCCACCAACCGTTCCAGGTCCTCGGGTTTCATTTTACCTCCAGGGCAAGATCTCTACGCAAGACGCCGGTATTCCATAATGCTGCGCTGAGTTGCGAGTAGCCATTTGTCATCAGCGCTGATGCAGCGTTCCCTTACCGTTCTGGGTTCAAGGCCAGGACATCCGCGCGTGTCACGCTCTGGGAATCGATCAAGGGCGTCACTATCTGGCGGGATGCCCGATAGTGCGGTGTTTCCTTGTGGGCCGCCAGTGCCTGCTCATCCTGATAGACTTCATACAGGTGGAAGCAGTCAGGTGTCTCGCGATCCTCGATGACGTCAAACACCAGGCAGCCGGGTTCCTCGCGTACCGACGCCTGGGCATTTTCCAGCATGGCAGCAAGGAAGCTTTCCCGGTTGCCGGGCTTCAATTGTGTTCTGACAATAATACAGTACATCTTGGCTCCTGATGGGGTGGGTTGCGTGGTTGCATCATTCCGCGCAGACTGCGGTATTTGGAAAATATTTCCACACAAACAGTATCCAACCTATCAGGAGCTCGCAACATGTCTCGTCCCGCCCCTCTGAATGGCATTCGCCACATTGCGCTACAGGTCCAGGATCTCGAGGCTTGTGAGCGTTTTTATGTCGACTTTCTGGGAATGCGCATCCTGCGTCGTGCCCATGCGGACCTGGTCTATCTGACGCTGGGCAACGACAATTTTTCCCTCAGTCGTGCAAAGGAACCGACCGGGGGAGATCCGCAACGTCTCGACCATTTTGGCTTTGTCGTCGACCAGCGAGAGGATGTCGATGCCTGGCATGACTACCTGGCTGCTGCTGGCGTTCATATCACCCGTGGTCCACATGATCATGCGGATGGCGGGCGCAGCTTTTATTGCCTGGATCCTGATGGCAACAGTGTTCAGCCGTTGTTTCATCCGAGTGTATCGGGGCAGCGGCTGGTTTGACGCTTGCCGAAAACACGAAAACCCCGAGCTGACGCTCGGGGTTTTCGTGATGAATCGCTGAGTGCGACGGCGGTTGGTGCCGACTTATTTCTCGACGAAAGCGCGCTCGATCACATAGTCGCCGGGCTCACCCATGCGCGGAGAGATGTTGAAGCCGAGTTCGTCGAGCAGGGCACTGGTCTCGTCGAGCATGGCCGGGCTGCCGCAGATCATGGCACGATCCTGCTTGGGATCGATGGCCGGAAGGCCTGCGTCAGTGGTCAGCTTGCCGCTGCGGATATGATCCGTCAGGCGTCCCATGGTGTGGAAGTCTTCGCGGGTCACCGTGGGGTAATAGACCAGTTTCTCGGCGATTTCCTCACCCAGGTACTCGTGGGCAGGCAGTTCCTTGGTAATGAAGTCGGCGTAGGCCAGCTCACTGACGGTACGCACGCCGTGCACCAGTACCACTTTCTCGAAGCGCTCGTAGACTTCCGGGTCCTGAATCAGGCTCATGAAGGGAGCGAGGCCGGTACCAGTGGACAACATGTACAGGTTACGGCCCGGCAGCAGGTCGTCACATACCAGGGTACCGGTAGGCTTGCGGCTGACCATGATCTGGTCGCCTACCTTGAGGTGCTGCAGGCGAGATGTCAGGGGGCCGTCCGGGACCTTGATGCTGAAGAATTCAAGGTGGTCTTCGTAGTTCGGGCTGGCGATGGAATAAGCGCGCATCAGCGGCTTGCCTGCCACTTCGAGGCCGATCATGACGAACTGACCATTCTTGAATCGCAGGCTGCGATCGCGAGTGGTGCGGAAGGTAAACAGGCTGTCGTTCCAGTGATGCACACTGAGAACTTCTTCCAGGGCAAACTTGCTCATGCCAGCTCCTTGAGAATGGTGCTCTATATATTCCAGTGAGGAATATAAGGTTGTCTATAGGCTTGCTGGTGATTCTAAGGCGTGGGGCGTTATCTGTTAAATGGATTGTATGGATATCACTTATCTATAATATGGATGATAGGTTTCCTTTCTCGACTTCATGAGCGATCCCACAAGGTGTCCTTATGCGTTATACCCTGCGTCAGCTTGAAGTCTTCGTAGCTATCGCCCAGCACGAAAACGTGTCTCAGGCAGCACGAGCGCTATCTCTTTCGCAGTCTGCTGCCAGTACTGCCCTGGCTGAGCTGGAGCGGCAGTTCGACTGCCAGTTGCTAGATCGCATTGGCAAGCGACTCAAGCTCAATGCTTTGGGGTTCCAGCTGTTGCCCAAGGCCGTGGCTCTGCTTGACCGGGCCGAGGAAGTGGAAGAGCTGCTGCGAGGCCAGCAGGGCATCGGGAATCTTGAGGTTGGAGCGACGTTGACCATAGGCAACTACCTGGCGACGTTGCTGATCAGTGATTTCATGCAGCAGCATCCAGGTAGCCGAGTACGCCTGGAAGTGCGTAACACCAGAGCCATCATCGATCGCGTTCGTCATCACCAGTTGGACCTAGGGCTAATCGAAGGCCAGTGCGAAGAAGATGACGTGATTGCGCAACCATGGGTAGAGGACGACCTGGTGGTGTTCTGCGCTCCCAATCATCCGCTGGCTGGTCAAGGACCCATCGAGCTGGACCGACTGCTGCGAGAGGCGTGGATCATGCGCGAAGAAGGGTCTGGCACACGCATGACCCTTGAGCAGGCGGCTCGCCATCGTCGAGGCCGCTTCAATACTCTGCTGGAGCTGGAGCATACAGAGGGCATCAAGCGAGCAGTGGAGTCCGGATTAGGTATTGGCTGTGTTTCACGCCTGGCACTGCGTGATGCCTTTCGGCGCGGCAGCCTGGTGCCGATTCCCACGCCAGAGCTGGATTTGTGCCGACAGTTCACCTTTATCTGGCATCGCCATAAGTACCTCACTGCCGGTATGCGTGAATTTCTGCGCCAATGTCGGCAGATGACGGAAGGCGTACGCCGGAGCGATGAAATCGACCTACCTCAGATGCCATAGGCCATGTACTTGAAAGCATGTCATGAAAACATGTCGTTGACTGGGTAGTGTTTGAAAGCACAAGAGTGGCATTAATTGCTTGAAAACAAGAAGTTTTGTTGGACATTGATAGCAATTGGCGACACCAGCGTCGCCTTCGTGGCACAGTGACGACACCTACCTCCTTTGCGGTAGCATAGCCCTTCCGTAACCGAGGATCTTAGTCATGCGCCAGTTTTTCTTTCCGCGCGCACCCTTGCCCCGTAGGGTTTTGCTGTTTTGCCATTTTTTGCTGCAGCTCAGCACGATGGCTGCAGGCCTGTACTGGCTGCTGCCGCGCACTCCCTGGATGAGCGAGATGAGCTGGGCTGATGCCTGGCCTCCGTTGGCGATAGGTGCGGGGGTGATGTTTCTTGCCATGGTGGGTATCCGCCTGGTGGCGGAGTTGTGGATGTTGCCGTACTACCTGGCTGACTCCCGCCAGGGCTTCTCGCCTGCCGACGTTGTGACCCGCTCCTATGAGCGCCGTCCTGCGGTACACAACACCGAGCAGAGTTGGACCGCGCCATCGCGCATCATCGAAGATGATGGTGCCTGTGTCAGCGATGCCCGTGTCACTCGTCCGGCCGAGTCGCTAGTCAGCCGACGTGATAAGGAGCCTGAGCTCGACCTGAACAAGGCAGCAGAAACCATCGCCGAAGATGGTCCAGGCACGCCACGTGGCCCCGATACCAATGGTGGTCCGGGCGCTAAAGGCGACCTCAATGCCAG carries:
- a CDS encoding LysR family transcriptional regulator; the encoded protein is MRYTLRQLEVFVAIAQHENVSQAARALSLSQSAASTALAELERQFDCQLLDRIGKRLKLNALGFQLLPKAVALLDRAEEVEELLRGQQGIGNLEVGATLTIGNYLATLLISDFMQQHPGSRVRLEVRNTRAIIDRVRHHQLDLGLIEGQCEEDDVIAQPWVEDDLVVFCAPNHPLAGQGPIELDRLLREAWIMREEGSGTRMTLEQAARHRRGRFNTLLELEHTEGIKRAVESGLGIGCVSRLALRDAFRRGSLVPIPTPELDLCRQFTFIWHRHKYLTAGMREFLRQCRQMTEGVRRSDEIDLPQMP
- a CDS encoding YifB family Mg chelatase-like AAA ATPase — its product is MTLAVISTRAGLGLDAPEVQVEVHLANGLPGMTLVGLPETAVKESRERVRSALTTSGFDFPLRRITLNLAPADLPKEGGRFDLPIALGLLVASGQLPNEALNGLECVGELALDGHLRPVTGILPFALATRRAGKRLIVPVDNADEASLVDGLEILPARHLLEVVAHLNGQSLIPSHVFHGAGTPQAETLDLADVRGQHQARRALEIAAAGGHNLLFAGPPGTGKTLLASRLPGILPPLSKDEALEVAAVRSVTGLPLEQDWGRRPFRAPHHTASAVALVGGGGKPRPGEISLAHLGVLFLDELPEFSRHVLEVMREPMESGEIHIARASHERRYPARFQLVAAMNPCPCGHLGDPRQSCVCTAAQIQRYQSRLSAPLLDRIDLQVEVPAIPAAQLTSTQQGESSHTVRQRVQAARERQQERGGLNAQLSGRALDDACGLKAEDRAWLAESLERLKLSARAYHRILRVALTLADLSELKYPGREQLIEAIGYRQLDRMLKRG
- a CDS encoding P-II family nitrogen regulator; translated protein: MKLITAIIKPFKLDDVREALADNGVQGITVTEVKGFGRQKGHTELYRGAEYVVDFLPKVKVEVAIDESRLDTVLEAICNAANSGKIGDGKVFVTALEDVIRIRTGERGSDAV
- a CDS encoding putative quinol monooxygenase, yielding MYCIIVRTQLKPGNRESFLAAMLENAQASVREEPGCLVFDVIEDRETPDCFHLYEVYQDEQALAAHKETPHYRASRQIVTPLIDSQSVTRADVLALNPER
- the glnK gene encoding P-II family nitrogen regulator, whose product is MKLVTAIIKPFKLDDVRESLSEIGVQGITVTEVKGFGRQKGHTELYRGAEYVVDFLPKVKLEVAVDDGMVDQVIDAITSVANTGKIGDGKIFVTALEKVIRIRTGEVDKDAV
- a CDS encoding accessory factor UbiK family protein; this encodes MVTHERISRLAQQIGERLQGASQAPEDIQKGVQQVVKGAFDRLELVSREDFDILMDVLQRTRSRVEALEKQVAALETLIEQGANSASTDGAKEKGTTQIGEQES
- a CDS encoding ferredoxin--NADP reductase, whose amino-acid sequence is MSKFALEEVLSVHHWNDSLFTFRTTRDRSLRFKNGQFVMIGLEVAGKPLMRAYSIASPNYEDHLEFFSIKVPDGPLTSRLQHLKVGDQIMVSRKPTGTLVCDDLLPGRNLYMLSTGTGLAPFMSLIQDPEVYERFEKVVLVHGVRTVSELAYADFITKELPAHEYLGEEIAEKLVYYPTVTREDFHTMGRLTDHIRSGKLTTDAGLPAIDPKQDRAMICGSPAMLDETSALLDELGFNISPRMGEPGDYVIERAFVEK
- a CDS encoding ammonium transporter, encoding MVDISELSYALDTFYFLVCGALVMWMAAGFAMLEAGLVRAKNTAEILTKNIVLFAIACTMYLLIGYYIMYSSDAGGFLPSLGFLLGDENTVDAVLAGGEDAPYYSARADFFFQVVFVATAMSIVSGAVAERMKLWAFLAFAVVMTAFIYPVSGYWTWGGGWLSELGFSDYAGSGIVHLAGAAAALSGVLILGPRRGKYGKDGAIYAIPGANLPLATLGTFILWLGWFGFNGGSELKVSDVTSANHMAQVLVNTNAAAAGGVLAALVLAKVLFRKADLTMALNGAIAGLVSITADPLSPSALSATLIGGLGGLLVVLSIISLDKLRLDDPVGAISAHGVAGIWGVLAVPLNNADATFGAQLIGIAGIFVWVFVASAIVWLIIKAVMGVRVSEEEEYEGVDLAECGLEAYPEFNVAKK
- a CDS encoding DUF3820 family protein, which codes for MKPEDLERLVALRMPFGKYEGTLIADLPGPYLNWFAREGFPQGEIGRLLAIMHEIDHNGLSYLLEPLRRTAGITTHS
- a CDS encoding VOC family protein, with the protein product MSRPAPLNGIRHIALQVQDLEACERFYVDFLGMRILRRAHADLVYLTLGNDNFSLSRAKEPTGGDPQRLDHFGFVVDQREDVDAWHDYLAAAGVHITRGPHDHADGGRSFYCLDPDGNSVQPLFHPSVSGQRLV